The Balaenoptera acutorostrata chromosome 2, mBalAcu1.1, whole genome shotgun sequence genomic sequence GAGTCAGGACAGGTAAGAGACCCAGGAAGCCAGAGCTATCTGCACTGCAGCAGGGGCAGTGGAGAAGCTGGGCCTGAGTTAAGGAAAAGCAAGGCTGACCCACTGGTCATACTCACTCTGTCCAGCCAGGACCTCTGGAATCTGACGGGAAGGAGAGAGTGCTAGGGTGTTGGGGACAAGCCTGAGTCTTGAACCCAGAGGGGAGAAACAAGCCAGAATTGTAACATCAGAAGGCATTCTGGAGGTCCTCCATTCCAGCCTCCTAGCACAGGCGTCAGTACACTTTTCCTGTAAAGTGTCAGATAGTAGATATTTTGGACTTTTGTGGCCACATACAGTCTCTGTCCTAATGTtcacctttgttttctttttttacaaccCCTTTAAACTTTAAAAGTTGTTCCTTGCTCTTGGGCCTTACAAAAAGAAACtgagggagcttccctggtggcgcagtggttgagagtctgcctgccaatgcaggggacacgggttcgagccctggtctgggaggatcccacatgccgcggagcaactgggcccgtgagccacaattactgagcctgtgcgtctggagcctgtgctcccaacaagagaggccgcgatagtgagaggccggcgcaccatgatgaagagtggcccccgcttgccgcaactagagaaagccctcgcagagaaacgaagacccaacacagccataaataaataaacaaataaaaataaattttaaaaaaataaaaattaaattaaaaaaaagaaactgagggccAGATTTGCCAACCCCTGTGTGACCAAGACCGTGCTAGACTGCCTCTCTGGTACCTCTGATAAGTGGTCCCCAGTGTCTTTGTGACAAGTACCTGCCTCGTCAGCATAAACTGGAATTTAATCATCTGCAGTTGTGTGCGGTTCTTCAGCCTGAAAAGGCTGATGTAAGTTTCCATGGATAAATTTTCTGAAATCAGAGTCCTGAGAAAAATGCACTGGCAGCCACCACCATTGCTGAGCCCTTGTTCCTGAGTGCCCTCCGCTGCAGCTGTTTTCCCAGTGCCCCTGGGACAATGGCACCTGAGGCCCTGTGTGTGCCAAATGGTCTACTCCAACaacccccagctcccagctgagTTCAGGAGAAGGCTAGCAGTCTTCCTATGAATAGAAGAGTGTGCCTGGTTGCTGGGGATGTGGAATTTGCAAGAGGGCTTAAAACCAAGCCTCCCGTATACCCTGATAAATAACAGCTAAGCCTCACAACCTGAGGGAATCTAAACAAAGCCCCTTTCCCAGCTGCCACTTGGATTTGAGGAGACGTAattcagaggaaaaagaagataaaataggtATTGAACTTTACAGGTCTTTATTCacctaggtattcttttttttattattttttttttatttttggctgtgttgggtcttcgtttctgtgcgagggctttctctagttgcggcaagtgggggccactcttcatcgcggtgcgcgggcctctcactgtcgcggcctctcgttgcggagcacaggctccagacgcacagcctcagtggttgtggctcacgggcttagttgctccgcggcatgtgggatacccccaggccagggcctgaacccgtgtcccctgcattggcaggcagactctcaaccactgcgtcaccagggaagcccccacctaggtgttcttgataatgggtgtccaCTGTATGTTCCTTTTAAGTCTCAACAGTTCCTTCAGGATGATCCCACAAGCCTTCTCCCACCATCTTCTTCCCCTCATTCCCCTTTGCTCTTTCTCCAGCTCTCCTTCCCACCTGGACTCTGCTCCCTGGGGCAAGCAGGAACTTGCTTTTATAAGCAGCCCCCTCTTCCCTTGGTCTGCTCCCCAGCTCTTTGCCCACCCGCTTCCACGTGCAGGGGAGAACCTGCATTCAGAGATGGGGAAGTATTCCAGCCTTGAAACTCAATTCCAGTTCTCATTGCTCATATTTTCCCCGTGGCTTCTCAGGGTCAGTCATGAATGACCTCCAGGATGGTTCCCAGATTGTATATGGGAGTTTACTTGCTAGTTTTCTAACAAAAACACCACCAATAGGTGTCCCACCTTAGGCAGGTCAGACCTGGGTTTCAACTCCCTCCCTCTCCAGACAAAAGGCTCTCAGAACCACTCacatgacagggacttccctggtggtccagtggttaagactctgagcttctacTACatgggggcacgggttcgatccctgtccagggaactaagatcccgagcactgtggccagaaaaaagaaaaaaaaaaaaaaacctaggatgACACATGGCATATTATTTTTCCCCTCAGCGTTCAAATCACTTGACCCTACTCAAAGTGGGAGAGAATAGGAGATAAGGGAGAGTTTCTTCTAAGGCTTATCTACTACAGGAAAGGAATATAGTGGCAGGTGATGAGGATAAAAAGATAACTCCAGTGGGCACTGTTCAAACCATTCTACAATTAATCCAACTTCACAACAACCCAGGACGTGTGTGTTACTATATCATCTTTATGTTGCAGATGGGGAAAGTGCAGCACAGGGATGTTAAGAAACTAATCCAAGGTCATACAGAGAGTGACAGAGTTGGGGTCTGAACACAGCCTGGTGCCAGCCTCAGGGAAGAGTCTCCTTCAGGGGATTATgcctgagcagagacctgaaggttAATTAGGGATTATATCCAAGTGAAGCAGTGAGGTGAGAGCCTTCTAGGTGAGTGAACAACATGCCCAAAGACACAGAGGCAACAGCTTGGCTTGAGTGTGTCAGACTTTCATTTCAGGTGAATGGTACTGGTGGCTGAAAGATGGACTTAAATGAGGCCAAGTGACCCTTCAGGAAACTTCTTGTCCATTTGGAAGCTGATGGGGTCAGATGTAGGCTGGAAGGAACAGAGATAGAGAAGACCTAGATTTGAGGAGATAAAAACCAGCAGGACTTGATGGTAGCAATTTGTtgggtttcatttatttactcagcaGATATGTAGGGAGTACTCGCTATATGTTCAGCACTATGACAGAGGAGCTAGCTATGTGTACAGTGTTGAATAGCACGTTTACCATTCTTGCTCTGTGGGACTTAGAGTCCAAGTttgggcccagagagggaaaggaagggatcCAGGGCTCGTTGAAGTTTCCATTAGGGCAGGTGGAGTTCCTCAAACCAAAGTGACCAATTATTGAGGGGTGCAATCACTCCAATGGGTGTTGAACAGCATCTTATTGAAGTAAAACAGAACATACCAGAGTGACTTGAACGCCCTAAGGAAACGAACAATTTCCCCCAGTTTTGTTTCTGTCATATATGTGCAAGTCTGCATTGGATAAATATGTGCAATGTACTTCTTACTGAGGgtcaagttaaaaaaagaaaaaaataaaccttgtgAACCTTCAGTGAAGGACGACCGCTCGCCTATAACTCTATACTCCTTGAAGGAACAATCATGCCTTACTCATTTTTTTGTTCCTATAACGTGGATAGATGAaagtggatggataaatggatggatgggttaTGCATGCatatgatggatggatggagagagagggatggatgAAAAATGAATGGTTATTTGGGCGGGTGGATGCATGCATGGATGGTTAATGGAAGGATTATAGATGGAGGTAAAAAGATCCACAGGCGAAGTTGGTGCCTGCTGAGGGCAGGCAGCAAGAAAGGGGTGAATTGGTCTGAGGAAAGTTGGAAGCACCCAAGTCTTCACGCGAGATTCTTTGAGCTCACCGCCACCCAACTGCGCAGCGAGCTCGATCCCACCAGGTTGCTACAGACCACGCCCTCGAGCGCTGCAGCAGTGAAGATAGAATCCTCCCTACCACAAAGGCCTCTGGGTAGAGGGGCCGGAAGTGCACGAGAGCACCAGAGGTCGGCCACCGCAGTCCCCACCCTTTTGGGTCCATCTGGGGACGGGGTTTTCTGAGCGGCTGTTGGACCCTCTGCGTCTGGCTGATTAGGGCGCTCAGTGGCTTAAACTGATTCTCTCGCAGCCTCCACCCATTCTGACCAGGCCGTCTTTCCTGTCTGAGGCGGCTGGATGGGCTGCAGGGGTTTCCGGGGGGCGCGTCGCCGGGGGAAACCATAGAGAGGTGGCCCTCCATCCGCCCAGTCCGCCCCCTCTCGAGTGTGGGTTAACGCGCCTACGTCATTTTCGGTCACCTCTGGCGGGGTGAGGAGCGCCGGCTTCTGAGGTGGACGCCTGAGGTGGACGCCGCCGGGTCAGGCAAAGCGGGAGGGCGGGGTGAGGAGCGCCGGCTTCTGAGGTGGACGCCTGAGGTGGACGCCGCCGGGTCAGGCAAACCGGGAGGGCGGGGTGAGGAGCGCCGGCTTCTGAGGTGGACGCCTGAGGTGGACGCCGCCGGGTCAGGCAAACCGGGAGGGAGGCGAGAAACGTGGAGAGAGCTGAGTTTGCACGCTGAGTTTCGAAGGGAAGTGGGGGCCGCAGCCTGGTTCCACCCCCACTGCCTTCCGAGGGCAGCTGTGAGTTCGGGCCTGGGGCTTTCGCACTTAAAGCTGGGGAGAGTCTGAGAGAGTGGAGCAAGGCTTCTCTGAGGGCCCGAGTAGGCAGAGCAGGGTTGGGGACAGCTTTGGATCACCAGCGTAGCTTGGAGGCAGGCCTGCAGGTGTGTCCCCTGCTTCTCAGCTGTGAGCTGACGCATCCATACCAACCGGCAGCGCGTTAAGATGGCTGGCTATGCCGCTGCTCCCAACGCCTTGCAGACACTTCAGGAGGAAGCGGTGTGCGCCATCTGCCTGGATTACTTCAAGGATCCCGTGTCCATTGGCTGCGGGCATAACTTCTGCCGAGGGTGTGTGACGCAGCTGTGGGGCAAGGAAGATGATGAGGAAGTCAGGGACGAAGAGGAAGATGAATGGGAGGAGGACGACGAGGCGGTGGGGGCCATCGGTGGATGGGGCAACTCCATTCGAGAGGTTGTATACCAGGGGAATGCTGACGAGGAGTTGCTCCAGGACCAAGAGGGTGATGAACTCTGGGACGGTGACGGTGGCGTAAGGGATTGGGACGACGTGGATTATGTGTGGGaccaggaggaagaagaggaggataCGGACTATTACCTGGGAGGCGTGAGACATGACCTGAGAGCTGACGTCtacccagaagaagaggaggagatatTGGAAGAATACGATGAGGACGCCCAAGAGCTGTATCCTGACACTCACcggcctcctcccccagcccatccACGGCAGTTCACCTGCCCCCAATGCCAAAAGAGCTTTACGAGTCGCAGCTTTCGTCTCAACTTGCAGCTGGCCAACAGGGTCCAGATAATTCGCCAGATGTGCCCCACTCCTAATCGAGGGAGCCAGGGGAATGATCAGGGCATCTGCTCCAAACACCAAGAAGCTCTGAAACTATTCTGTGAGGTGGACAACGAGGCCATCTGTGTGGTGTGCCGAGAATCCGGGAGCCACAAACAGCACAGCGTGGTGCCAATGGAGGAAGTGGTGCAGGAGTACAAGGTGAGCGGCATGAGGGAATGTGGGGATTTGAAGGGAGTGGAGGAGAAACCAGGGGAGCTGGGGACTTGGTAGTTGAGCCTCTTCGGTGAGGGCTGGGGCACAGGGTGGAGAGAGATGGGCATATGTGGAGGGAGGAGACATTGGCTGAGGCTGACTGGCTTCCCCAGAGGAAACTGAGTAAAGACAAAAGACAGTAACTGGGAGCTGACCACTGTTGTTACTCCCTTTCAATCTACCGAAGTATAAGGGGGTATAAGTGacagaccccacccccacccccagtactTAATTTCCCTCTGATGTGAGTCCTGAGTCTATACCTGACCAAGACTCGGGGATCCCTAATACATAGGAATGGAAAGCCACAGTACTTGTAGATAACAGACATTCAGGACGTCAGCACAAGCAGCGTCAAAACAGAGGACTAATACTGGTTAGACCAAAAAGCCAGGTGTGATTCCTGGACTAAGAAGAGCAACTGGACACACCCACCCTCCCAAAGTCTGGGGTCACTTTCCCACCTTCAGTAGGACCCATTTTCCCTGTAGAGAAAGGCAGAGGGCATAAACATCTTCGATGGATCAGAATAAACCTCTTGGCCTGATCACTTTCCTTACCTGGCATTTTATCAGAGTGGAAGAAGTTAAGGATTTAGGATCAGAtgacctggctctgccatttactgtcTCATCTTGGGCAAGTCTCAACCTCTTAGCTTTACTTTTCCCCTAGGCTTGTTAAGATGAAAAGAGATCATATATGTGAAAGTATTTTATAAACCATAAAGTGCTAAACAGATGTTTCTTTAGTTTGACTTTCCTCtagtttcctttcatttctttgggttCTGATTTGGTTAATACCTTGCTTTCTAGGCCTGATCTGAGTATTAGAAAATTGTCTCAATGACAGCATGAATACTGTCAAAAAGCCTAGATGGATGTGACTCCTAGCAATACCCAAGGAGGGAGAGGTTGTCTTCAAGTCCATAAAAGTCTTATAATCAATAGCAGCTGCTCACATCTTAgtagtgctttacagtttataaaatgtatttcctcaTGTTCTTCtacagcagtggttttcaaaccatAGATTTTGACCAATTAGTGGGTCTTAAAATAAATGGATTATGcccagcattatttttaaatgaaacagaaaatatcagagtgcacGGGAGCACTGTAAGGGTAAGTAAGTATTGTTTtatgaaacttttaaattatatgtacACAGGTGTATACTTGGTTTCAAAACACAAACAGAACACTGCCCTACAGGCATTATATATTAGATaatatcatcaccaccacccccaccccccccccgccgtTTCACAGTAACTATTGGCAAGTGCACAGTTAAGACACAAATCTTCACTACAAACCACTGCTAATTCCATCATATTAATATGATTTAAGGATAAACCCTACTACCATGCTTTCCCCCCAGGGTAATAATTAAGTTTGCTTATAGAAGAAACTATGTCCTATATTTCTGGGTTTTGGTACATTGAAGCTGAGGAGAGGAGGTAACCTTTCATTCCTCTGCTAGGATTTTCTAGAAGGGATTTTGAAaccaaaattttaattgaaagccAATTTAGACAAGAGAAAAGAGGTGGTCTTTTCATCTGGGGAGGCCAGCTGACTCTCATTTGAAACCTCAGAAGTTATTTATAAAGCACCTTAGTAAGTATAAACAGCAAAACCAAGTTAAACAAATTGGAGATAATCCCTttcaaaatatgtaatatttaaaaaataaataaaacttttattttcaaacatataccAGAACTTAGGTTGATGGTGTTACCAAACATACATAGGAGTTAACACTGAAGGCGTAAAAATTATGTAGGCTATGTGTAAACTGTTATTAACTGacatattctttcattctttctacaGTTTATAGTTTTGTCACTTCCTTTCATTGGTAAACATGCACCTTA encodes the following:
- the TRIM52 gene encoding E3 ubiquitin-protein ligase TRIM52 isoform X2 codes for the protein MAGYAAAPNALQTLQEEAVCAICLDYFKDPVSIGCGHNFCRGCVTQLWGKEDDEEVRDEEEDEWEEDDEAVGAIGGWGNSIREVVYQGNADEELLQDQEGDELWDGDGGVRDWDDVDYVWDQEEEEEDTDYYLGGVRHDLRADVYPEEEEEILEEYDEDAQELYPDTHRPPPPAHPRQFTCPQCQKSFTSRSFRLNLQLANRVQIIRQMCPTPNRGSQGNDQGICSKHQEALKLFCEVDNEAICVVCRESGSHKQHSVVPMEEVVQEYKKIGSTSSAELSESVGQ
- the TRIM52 gene encoding E3 ubiquitin-protein ligase TRIM52 isoform X1; protein product: MAGYAAAPNALQTLQEEAVCAICLDYFKDPVSIGCGHNFCRGCVTQLWGKEDDEEVRDEEEDEWEEDDEAVGAIGGWGNSIREVVYQGNADEELLQDQEGDELWDGDGGVRDWDDVDYVWDQEEEEEDTDYYLGGVRHDLRADVYPEEEEEILEEYDEDAQELYPDTHRPPPPAHPRQFTCPQCQKSFTSRSFRLNLQLANRVQIIRQMCPTPNRGSQGNDQGICSKHQEALKLFCEVDNEAICVVCRESGSHKQHSVVPMEEVVQEYKEKKMEKLVKPCIPNAATNLRGN